TTGCAAGGAATTTGTCTGTTTGTTTGCACTGTGGTTCGGCAGTCTTCGTGGAATGCGAACACTGTGGACATCGCAGTTTGCCTCAACATTCGCAATGTCCGCAGTGTGGAAAGAGCATATTTCAGCGCCCTACAGCTTTCGGTCAGGTAAATCCTGTGGGACGACAATTCTTTAGACTGATCGCTGGCCGTATTTTCGACCAGAAAGGACCTACACAATCTGAGAAGAAACTGGTGACTCTCCTCTTTGCAGATATTTCCGGTTATGAGGAGCTTTCCAAAATGCTTGCACCGGAACAAGTATTCGCTCTTTGCGAAATGTGTTTCGCAGAAATGACGAATCATGTTGTCTTTTATGGAGGAACGGTCGGCCATCTCGAGGGAAAGGGTTTTTGCGCTGTATTCGGAGCGCCTCTGGCTTTCGAGGATCATGCACAAAGAGCCTGCTGCGCAGCTCTGGCGATTCAGAATCCGGTTGGGCGGAAGGAAAACCCGGTTGCTGCACAGTACGGACTCTCGGTTGAGATCAGTCTAGGCCTGCACTCGGGACTTATGTTGATGGAAGCGTCAGCGCACGATCCCGTGAATGAACTGTCGGATATTGAGAGTACGTGTGACATTGCGTATCAGGCCAGATGTTTGGCATCTCCCGGTAAGATTGTGGTTTCCGAAAATACTCGGCGGCTCGCTGAAGGATTTTTCATATTTTCGGATATAGGAACGGAATGTTCCGCAGGTTCTCTTCAAGTCCCTTTTTACGAGCTGGCCGAACAGGTTCCTATTTCAAATGCTTTTGACGCGAGAATTCAGAGAGGCCTCACCAAATTTGTGAATCGGAACGAAGAGCTCCAGTTTCTTCAGGAAGCGTACGAGACATCAACGCAAGGTATGCTGTTCTGTCTGTCTATTGTTGCCGATGCGGGTGTCGGAAAATCCAGGCTGTTATACGAGTTCAGGAAGAGATTGGAAAACGGCAATCCAAGGTACCTGGAGCTGAAATGTCAATCTCAGGGCAAAGAGACTCCCTACTATCCATTTATACCGTTTGTCAGGCAAAGCTTCAGTATCTCAGGAAATGATGAGAGTAATGTCATCAGAGCAAAGGTGACACAAGGGTTGGCACCGACACTCGATAACGATGCTTCCGTAGTACCCTGGATCCTCGAACTGCTTTCCGTGACGGAGAGCGGCATTGAAACGGTCCCGGTGAGTCCCGAGTCAAGAAAATACCGAATAATGGACATTCTGAAGCGTCTTATCCTGTGGTACTCGGGTTCGGGTCCTATGGTTTTTGCTTTAGAAGATCTCCATTGGATCGATGCGGGATCGAAAGAGTTTTTGAATTACCTGATGCAGGTTGCGCACGATTCCAGAATATTTATGATCCTGACGTATAGACCTGAGTTTATCGCGTATTCGAATGGGCTTGTCTGCAAGCAGCGTATCGATCTCAAACCTCTTCTTGAAAAAGATAGTAGAAAGATGACGCGAATATTGTTGAATACCGATTCTATCGACCCAAATCTCGAGGACTTGATAATTGACAAGACAGAGGGAGTTCCGTTCTTCTTGGAAGAATTTCTGACTTCTGCAAAAGACCTCAAATTTATCAAGAAAGATCGCGGTTCGTACAAATTGGCCCCGGATTTTTCGGGTGTCTCATTACCTCTGACAGTGAACTCGGCAATTATGGCAAGAGTCGACAAGCTTCCCAGGAAAGCGAAAAAGGTTTTGCGAGCGGCGTCTGCAATTGAAAGGGAGTTCTCCTACGATCTGATGCAAAAGGTGACGAGGTTCTCTGATAACGACCTGGAGCACTGTTTCGGCGCACTTCAGGATTCCAATTTGATCTACGGCGATACTTCGGGACAAGAATGCGTGTACGTGTTCCGACACGCTCTCACTCGTGACGTGGTGTACGATTCCATTTCCGGATCTGAAAAAAGCAATTTGCATGTGAAGATCGGTGTGGCAATTGAAGAAGTGTACGCATCAAAACCGGCCGAAGTGTATGCCGTGCTGACTCACCATTACTTTCTCGGAAGGCAGTACGAAAAAGCTGCAGAGTTTGCCGGGAAGGCCGGCAAAAAGGCCAGACGAACTGCATCCTTTGCGGAAGCCATAGCGTACACCAGGAAGAGAGTGGAATGTCTCGAGAAGCTTACTCCGGATCCTCACGTTCAGGCGCAGTTGATAGATTCCAGGACATCTTTAGGGATCTATTTGACTCAGATGAATAACCATCTCGAAGCCAAGAAAGTCGTGGATCCGATCTTACACGTGTTGGAATCGAATGGTGTCGACCGGAAAACGGCTCAGATGAAAATTGTGATTGGAACGTACTATTGTTTTGTCGAAGAGGACTTTTCCCGAGGACTGAAGAACCTGGAGGAGGCGATTGAGATATCGGAAAACAATGGTGACATTGTTTCAGCAGTAAGTGCCTATGGCTGGATGGGAATAGCGCTTTCCGCTCATGGCGAATTTTTTCGGTCCCTTGTATTCCTCGAAAAAGCACTGCATACGAACCAGTCGCTCCAGGTGTTATGGGGTGTTTCTATGGTCAAGAGCCTCATCAGTTCCCTCGTGTACAATTTTACCGGTGAGTTGAATCTCGGTATTCGCGCTTGCCGGGAGGCTGCGCGTATCGCCGAGGAAAGCGGTGATAAGCTATCCAAAGGTATGGCTTTCGGGAGCCTCGGTATGGCTTACTATTATAAAGGGGACCTTGGGGCGGCGAAAGAGATGCTCTCGCTTGCTGCCTCGTCATTGGAAAGAGCAGACTACTATTACTGGGAGGCATGGGCTCATTTCTTCCTCGGCTCGGTTCATTCCGAATTGGAAACCTATGACACCGCTGCTCATCACCACGAGCGCAGCATCTCAATAATGAAGGCAGTACAGATAATGCCGTCATGCGTAAAGCTCAACCAACTGGCCCTCGAGCTTATTAAGGTAAGATCCGGCCATACGACTGTCGATGTAAAAGAATTATCGCGCCTTTTCTATGAGAATAGGTTCAGAGCTTTGCAAGGCTGGATGGCCAGGATCATAGCGGAAATCCTCTTGGAAGCCGATACCCCCAAGGTCCAGGAAGCCGAAATGTGGATCAGAACCGCTATTATTGCCGATAGTGCTACAGGCATGAAGCTCCACCATGGTCGAGACTATGTCGTTTTCGGAAGAATCTGTTCCCGAAGCAACAGGCTGGCCGAAGCTCGCGACTATTTTCACAAAGCCGCAATCATCTTTGGTCACTGCGAAGCTACAGGCGACCTGAAGAGATTGCCCACGGTGTGAATATCAGAAAGGAAATCGGGGGAAACGTTTTACATCTATTTGCTTTCAGAGTTAGACGAAAATCCCATCTAACCCCCCTTTATTAAAGGAGGAATGGAGGGATTTTGAACGCAAATTGGCATCAAAAGCGAAGGGGCCCTGGATACCACAAACGTGGTTCCCAGGTCTGTGCAGATCTCGAAGCGATCTTTATTGTCCGAACGCGAGCCGGAATCCCCCATCGAGAAGTCATCAAGGATTGGAACATCTTCTGAGAACGATCACCCTCCCTCTAGGGGAGAAATTTCAGAAAACCGTTAGAGAAATAGAATACTCCCACCAGCCCCACGAGAGATCCTACGAGCCAAAGAAGTTTTCTCCTCATGAGAGCAGACAGTGAGCACAAAAGTATCGACATCTGCAGAAAAATAACCGCCATACCAAACGTATCCGCTCTCCATTGGGCTTCGTCCCGCATTTTTTCATACTTCCGCGCCTCCGCGGATATCTCCTTTTTCTCCGCATCGTAACGCGCAATGTCTTTCGCGTACGATTGTATCAGCTCATCATATCGAGCTGCCTGAATTCCACCGGAAGCGTTCTGCCGGGCTTCACGATCCAGGGTGAGTTTCTCCTTCTGCATTTCATACAGGTAAGTTTTGATACTCTTTGCCTGATAGTACGACCATTGATTCGCAGCTTGTGTCTGATTCAGAACCGAATCAACCGAGTTGTTGCCTTCCTTGAAAGACGACAATGTGGCACATACCGCAAACAATACTGTGGTGAGCGCCAGGAATGATAACCACTTTTCATTTTTGTTCTTGGAAAGAAGTTCTTCTGCTACCTCTTCCCTGACTTCCTCCAGTTCCACAGAGACCTCCGCATTCAGCGATTCACTATGTTTTGATTTCGGCGGTCGGATTCTATTGAAGGAAGTTGTGTCCGGCAAGTTAAATTAGAGTCATAATCCAGATATTTGAATGGATCTAAAGTTTTCTCATGGAAACATTTCCCTGTCAGATTTTCCGCTCGTCACACGATGTATCATTGTGGGACAATGAATAATCGCGAATGATGGAAACAGCAAAAATTTTTCGCATAATCGGTGCTTGACCTGAGACTCTGTGAGGTGTAAACAAGGAAAGTTTAGCGATAAGCTATTCGGTGACAAGCAGGCAGTCTGGAAAGCCGCTCTGTCGTCCGATGTTTATCCCAGTCCGATACATTGGGGGACGGAATATGATTCCTGTCTGCGAGCCTGTGCTTGATGGC
The sequence above is a segment of the Desulfomonile tiedjei DSM 6799 genome. Coding sequences within it:
- a CDS encoding DUF4337 domain-containing protein, with the translated sequence MELEEVREEVAEELLSKNKNEKWLSFLALTTVLFAVCATLSSFKEGNNSVDSVLNQTQAANQWSYYQAKSIKTYLYEMQKEKLTLDREARQNASGGIQAARYDELIQSYAKDIARYDAEKKEISAEARKYEKMRDEAQWRADTFGMAVIFLQMSILLCSLSALMRRKLLWLVGSLVGLVGVFYFSNGFLKFLP
- a CDS encoding ATP-binding protein yields the protein MPQHSQCPQCGKSIFQRPTAFGQVNPVGRQFFRLIAGRIFDQKGPTQSEKKLVTLLFADISGYEELSKMLAPEQVFALCEMCFAEMTNHVVFYGGTVGHLEGKGFCAVFGAPLAFEDHAQRACCAALAIQNPVGRKENPVAAQYGLSVEISLGLHSGLMLMEASAHDPVNELSDIESTCDIAYQARCLASPGKIVVSENTRRLAEGFFIFSDIGTECSAGSLQVPFYELAEQVPISNAFDARIQRGLTKFVNRNEELQFLQEAYETSTQGMLFCLSIVADAGVGKSRLLYEFRKRLENGNPRYLELKCQSQGKETPYYPFIPFVRQSFSISGNDESNVIRAKVTQGLAPTLDNDASVVPWILELLSVTESGIETVPVSPESRKYRIMDILKRLILWYSGSGPMVFALEDLHWIDAGSKEFLNYLMQVAHDSRIFMILTYRPEFIAYSNGLVCKQRIDLKPLLEKDSRKMTRILLNTDSIDPNLEDLIIDKTEGVPFFLEEFLTSAKDLKFIKKDRGSYKLAPDFSGVSLPLTVNSAIMARVDKLPRKAKKVLRAASAIEREFSYDLMQKVTRFSDNDLEHCFGALQDSNLIYGDTSGQECVYVFRHALTRDVVYDSISGSEKSNLHVKIGVAIEEVYASKPAEVYAVLTHHYFLGRQYEKAAEFAGKAGKKARRTASFAEAIAYTRKRVECLEKLTPDPHVQAQLIDSRTSLGIYLTQMNNHLEAKKVVDPILHVLESNGVDRKTAQMKIVIGTYYCFVEEDFSRGLKNLEEAIEISENNGDIVSAVSAYGWMGIALSAHGEFFRSLVFLEKALHTNQSLQVLWGVSMVKSLISSLVYNFTGELNLGIRACREAARIAEESGDKLSKGMAFGSLGMAYYYKGDLGAAKEMLSLAASSLERADYYYWEAWAHFFLGSVHSELETYDTAAHHHERSISIMKAVQIMPSCVKLNQLALELIKVRSGHTTVDVKELSRLFYENRFRALQGWMARIIAEILLEADTPKVQEAEMWIRTAIIADSATGMKLHHGRDYVVFGRICSRSNRLAEARDYFHKAAIIFGHCEATGDLKRLPTV